The following coding sequences are from one Pseudonocardia sp. EC080619-01 window:
- a CDS encoding acetyl-CoA carboxylase biotin carboxylase subunit family protein: MPRSEPVAKNPDKGYVALLGWSLNAVEALDRFDRRYVVVAPEWAEEYCAEHDIPYVPWNFERLNDRSMEIAETLQEKGVDVAIPLFEETVEWAGAINSVLMDNPRLFGQAMLLRDKALMKRRAQLGGIRVGIFEEAHDREDVIRFLKRVNQTLLKLDGDPNDPIHLKAFDKAGCLGHRVIRTPDEVDTIPDEEFPVLMESHLDGWEFAVEAWVHNGKIKFLNISEYVTLGYSVFVPATPELEKYRPAITAQIEKLIKTFDIEFGFVHPEYFVTSDGEMYFGEVAYRPPGFKVFELLERAYGFNAYQALVLAFDPTTTEEEIDAFFPKEVEGAEGVAGCFGVYPRRRVVSDLQIPEETEDDDYYESHDLSAPLEETVTKRTAFGTHWGLLYFFGDDPYRMRDLLKKQEELDFYV; the protein is encoded by the coding sequence ATGCCTCGGTCCGAGCCGGTCGCCAAGAATCCAGACAAGGGTTACGTCGCTCTCCTCGGATGGAGTCTGAACGCGGTCGAGGCGCTCGACCGTTTCGACCGGAGATATGTCGTCGTCGCTCCGGAATGGGCCGAGGAGTACTGCGCCGAGCACGACATCCCCTACGTCCCGTGGAACTTCGAGCGACTCAACGACCGTTCGATGGAGATCGCCGAGACGCTGCAGGAGAAGGGCGTCGACGTCGCGATCCCGCTGTTCGAGGAGACGGTGGAGTGGGCCGGGGCGATCAACTCCGTCCTGATGGACAACCCCCGGCTCTTCGGCCAGGCGATGCTGCTCCGCGACAAGGCGCTGATGAAGCGCCGTGCGCAGCTCGGCGGCATCCGGGTGGGGATCTTCGAGGAGGCCCACGACCGTGAGGACGTGATCCGGTTCCTCAAGCGGGTCAACCAGACGCTCCTCAAGCTCGACGGCGACCCGAACGACCCGATCCACCTCAAGGCGTTCGACAAGGCCGGATGCCTCGGGCACCGCGTCATCCGTACTCCGGACGAGGTCGACACCATTCCGGACGAGGAGTTCCCGGTCCTGATGGAATCCCACCTCGACGGTTGGGAGTTCGCCGTCGAGGCCTGGGTCCACAACGGGAAGATCAAATTCCTGAACATCTCCGAGTACGTCACCCTGGGCTACTCGGTGTTCGTCCCGGCGACCCCGGAGCTCGAGAAGTACCGCCCGGCGATCACCGCGCAGATCGAGAAGCTCATCAAGACCTTCGACATCGAGTTCGGGTTCGTGCATCCGGAGTACTTCGTGACCTCCGACGGCGAGATGTACTTCGGCGAGGTCGCCTACCGGCCGCCGGGCTTCAAGGTCTTCGAGCTGCTGGAGCGCGCCTACGGGTTCAACGCGTACCAGGCGCTCGTGCTGGCCTTCGACCCGACGACCACCGAGGAGGAGATCGACGCCTTCTTCCCGAAGGAGGTCGAGGGTGCCGAGGGCGTGGCCGGGTGCTTCGGCGTCTACCCCCGTCGGCGCGTCGTCAGCGACCTCCAGATCCCGGAGGAGACCGAGGACGACGACTACTACGAGTCGCACGACCTCTCGGCGCCGCTGGAGGAGACGGTCACCAAGCGGACCGCGTTCGGCACCCACTGGGGCCTGCTGTACTTCTTCGGGGACGACCCCTACCGCATGCGTGATCTGTTGAAGAAGCAGGAAGAACTCGACTTCTACGTCTGA
- a CDS encoding S9 family peptidase, whose amino-acid sequence MPLPKLITVEEFFGPPTRSRALLSPDGTKVAYLAPWRERLNVFVRDVDSDWSTPGDDHGARRITSDTRRNVDTFFWSADGRYLLFQQDTDGDENWHLHRADPERPDEPTADLTPFEGVRLLGTQLPPDRPGTAFVQLNRRRPELADLYELDLATGGLTLVAENPGDVLIWLRTVDRLLVFTMEENGDHVLSEWADGDPTPIARFTDLLLGVSPIAPTPDGSGLWIGSARGSDRTRLARLDLATGEETGVDSHPVFDLDTPRPEADPRFPSSLILHPGTGELLGARYLGERQDVHALDPHFAEVLPRLAELSDGDLGHVSCDAGAQRWVVDFTHDRDPGVTWFYDHATGQARRLFRPYPHLDPADLAPVTPVTVTARDGLRLPCHLTLPVGVEPSGLPTVLLVHGGPWYRDSWCYDPEVQLLANRGYAVLQVNFRGSTGYGGAFTRAAIGEFAGRMHDDLIDAVDWAIAQGYSDPARVAIYGCSYGGYAALVGAAFTPDRFAAAASYTGMSDLADLVRSVIPAARRSVRNSYGRYIGDADDPRQEADMLSRSPVSRVDDITAPVLLIHGANDVRVARRHSDRIADALRSRGAEVEYLLNETEGHWFVNPDSNIELYGTLERFLARHLGGRSSTTV is encoded by the coding sequence ATGCCCCTTCCGAAGCTGATCACCGTCGAGGAGTTCTTCGGCCCGCCCACCCGCAGCCGCGCCCTGCTGTCCCCGGACGGGACGAAGGTCGCCTACCTCGCCCCGTGGCGGGAGCGCCTCAACGTGTTCGTCCGCGACGTGGACTCCGACTGGTCCACCCCCGGCGACGACCACGGCGCCCGGCGCATCACCTCCGACACCCGGCGCAACGTCGACACCTTCTTCTGGTCCGCCGACGGCCGGTACCTGCTCTTCCAGCAGGACACCGACGGCGACGAGAACTGGCACCTGCACCGCGCGGACCCGGAGCGCCCCGACGAGCCCACGGCCGACCTGACGCCCTTCGAGGGGGTGCGCCTGCTCGGCACACAGCTGCCGCCGGACCGGCCGGGCACGGCGTTCGTGCAGCTGAACAGGCGTCGTCCCGAGCTGGCCGATCTCTACGAGCTCGATCTCGCGACCGGCGGGCTGACCCTGGTCGCGGAGAATCCCGGCGACGTCCTCATCTGGCTCCGCACCGTCGACCGGCTGCTCGTCTTCACGATGGAGGAGAACGGTGACCACGTCCTGTCGGAGTGGGCGGACGGCGACCCCACCCCGATCGCCCGCTTCACCGACCTCCTCCTCGGCGTCTCCCCGATCGCACCCACCCCGGACGGGAGCGGATTGTGGATCGGCTCGGCGCGCGGCTCGGACCGCACCCGCCTGGCCCGTCTCGACCTGGCGACGGGCGAGGAGACCGGAGTGGACTCCCACCCCGTGTTCGACCTGGACACGCCCCGTCCGGAGGCCGACCCGCGGTTCCCGTCCTCGCTGATCCTGCACCCGGGTACCGGTGAGCTGCTCGGGGCCCGCTACCTCGGCGAGCGCCAGGACGTCCACGCCCTCGACCCGCACTTCGCGGAGGTGCTGCCGCGGCTGGCGGAGCTGTCCGACGGCGACCTGGGCCACGTGTCGTGCGACGCCGGCGCGCAGCGGTGGGTCGTCGACTTCACCCACGACCGCGACCCCGGCGTCACCTGGTTCTACGACCACGCGACGGGGCAGGCACGCCGCCTGTTCCGGCCGTACCCGCACCTCGACCCGGCCGACCTGGCCCCGGTCACCCCGGTCACCGTCACCGCCCGCGACGGGCTGCGCCTGCCGTGCCACCTGACCCTGCCGGTCGGAGTGGAACCCAGCGGCCTGCCCACGGTGCTGCTGGTGCACGGCGGCCCGTGGTACCGCGACAGCTGGTGCTACGACCCGGAGGTGCAGCTGCTGGCCAACCGCGGCTACGCCGTGCTGCAGGTGAACTTCCGCGGCTCCACCGGGTACGGCGGGGCCTTCACCCGGGCCGCGATCGGCGAGTTCGCCGGGCGCATGCACGACGACCTGATCGACGCCGTCGACTGGGCGATCGCGCAGGGCTACAGCGACCCCGCCCGGGTCGCGATCTACGGCTGCTCCTACGGCGGCTACGCGGCGCTGGTCGGGGCCGCCTTCACCCCGGACCGGTTCGCCGCCGCGGCGAGCTACACCGGCATGTCCGACCTGGCGGACCTGGTCCGTTCCGTGATCCCCGCGGCCCGCCGCAGCGTCCGGAACTCCTACGGTCGCTACATCGGCGACGCGGACGACCCCCGCCAGGAGGCCGACATGCTCTCCCGCTCGCCCGTCAGCCGGGTCGACGACATCACCGCACCGGTGCTGCTGATCCACGGCGCCAACGACGTCCGCGTGGCCCGGCGTCATTCCGACCGCATCGCCGACGCGCTCCGCTCCCGCGGGGCCGAGGTCGAGTATCTGCTGAACGAGACCGAGGGGCACTGGTTCGTCAACCCGGACAGCAACATCGAGCTGTACGGGACGCTCGAACGCTTCCTGGCCCGCCACCTGGGCGGACGGTCGTCGACCACGGTCTGA
- a CDS encoding DUF418 domain-containing protein: MGTGTDRVPPDPLVTGAHRVVVLDVLRGVALLGIVLVNIWSVAETVPGTAPIDELVRDVRRLFLVDKFHMLFAFLFGYGIATQFERSGTGRTTVRRLGRRMAVLLLLGLTHDVLAVYAVAGAITVAMRRISTGNAVRAGVILLLAVAAFYGATALLTSGADVPAEPVPAPPGNLLADRLAELPTTLLSLPDYLALVLFGLAAGRRGLLHRREPTDAALWTVLVTGLVVGVPGAVPSVLAPVEGGLDPAAAVARGLSLLTAPAFVAAYVAGLLLLHRTGIGRRMLGVVVPAGRTALTNYLAQGWLCLLIFPAAGLVDRVPTLGTLAIALAIFALLLVASRWWLRRFRFGPVEWVLRSATYWQRQPLRRR; encoded by the coding sequence GTGGGTACTGGCACCGACCGCGTCCCGCCCGATCCCCTCGTCACCGGCGCACACCGCGTCGTCGTGCTGGACGTCCTGCGCGGGGTCGCCTTGCTGGGCATCGTGCTCGTGAACATCTGGTCCGTCGCCGAGACGGTGCCCGGCACGGCACCGATCGACGAACTGGTGCGGGACGTCCGCCGCCTGTTCCTCGTCGACAAGTTCCACATGCTGTTCGCGTTCCTGTTCGGGTACGGCATCGCGACGCAGTTCGAACGGTCCGGCACCGGACGCACGACGGTGCGCCGGCTCGGGCGCCGGATGGCCGTGCTGCTCCTGCTGGGGCTCACGCACGACGTGCTCGCCGTCTACGCCGTGGCCGGGGCGATCACGGTCGCGATGCGCCGGATCAGCACGGGCAACGCGGTCCGGGCCGGGGTGATCCTGCTGCTCGCGGTCGCGGCGTTCTACGGCGCGACGGCGTTGCTCACCTCCGGGGCCGACGTCCCCGCCGAGCCCGTGCCGGCGCCGCCCGGCAATCTCCTCGCCGACCGGCTCGCCGAGCTGCCGACGACCCTGCTCTCGCTGCCGGACTACCTCGCCCTGGTCCTGTTCGGACTCGCGGCGGGCAGACGTGGCCTGCTGCACCGGCGCGAACCGACCGATGCGGCACTGTGGACGGTCCTGGTGACGGGGCTCGTGGTCGGGGTGCCCGGTGCGGTGCCGTCCGTGCTCGCGCCCGTCGAGGGCGGGCTCGACCCGGCCGCCGCGGTGGCACGGGGCCTGTCCCTGCTGACGGCACCGGCGTTCGTCGCCGCGTACGTCGCGGGACTGCTCCTGCTGCACCGGACGGGCATCGGACGGCGGATGCTCGGCGTCGTCGTCCCGGCCGGGCGGACGGCGCTGACGAACTACCTCGCGCAGGGCTGGCTGTGCCTGCTGATCTTCCCGGCGGCCGGACTCGTGGACCGTGTGCCGACACTCGGGACGCTCGCGATCGCCCTGGCGATCTTCGCCCTGCTGCTCGTCGCGAGCCGGTGGTGGCTGCGCCGGTTCCGGTTCGGACCGGTCGAGTGGGTGCTGCGTTCGGCCACCTACTGGCAGCGGCAGCCGCTCCGCCGTCGGTGA
- a CDS encoding MerR family transcriptional regulator, producing the protein MLSSELADLAGVTVRTLRHYHQIGLLPEPPRSAGGYRHYDVGHLVRLLRITRMAALGIPLSALPGVLDDPAAAEELLDELDRRAAADIERLTARRADIAALRSSGAPPDLPPELSAWRSAPGEGTPADMARFEHEQLVLAGHLLGTDGPAGFTALFGDGLAAPAPLTARFYALGPDTGDDEITALVDDLVAYLGPVTARLAGLPPLGTRVTALMEELNEQTLRPVQHRVLRRVQQRLAEVDEG; encoded by the coding sequence GTGCTCAGCAGCGAGCTCGCCGACCTGGCCGGTGTCACCGTCCGCACGTTGCGCCACTACCACCAGATCGGCCTGCTGCCCGAGCCTCCGCGCTCGGCCGGCGGCTACCGGCACTACGACGTCGGGCACCTCGTCCGGCTCCTGCGCATCACGCGGATGGCGGCGCTCGGGATCCCCCTGTCCGCGCTGCCCGGTGTGCTCGACGACCCGGCGGCCGCGGAGGAACTGCTCGACGAGCTCGATCGCCGGGCCGCCGCCGACATCGAGCGGCTCACCGCCCGCCGGGCCGACATCGCTGCGCTGCGCAGCAGCGGTGCCCCACCCGACCTGCCCCCGGAGCTGTCGGCATGGCGGTCGGCCCCCGGGGAGGGCACGCCGGCGGACATGGCCCGCTTCGAGCACGAGCAGCTCGTCCTGGCCGGTCACCTGCTCGGCACGGACGGGCCGGCCGGGTTCACCGCCCTGTTCGGCGACGGCCTGGCCGCGCCCGCACCGCTGACGGCGCGCTTCTACGCGCTCGGACCGGACACCGGGGACGACGAGATCACCGCGCTGGTCGACGACCTGGTGGCGTACCTGGGGCCGGTGACGGCGCGGCTGGCGGGCCTGCCCCCGCTCGGCACGCGCGTGACCGCGCTGATGGAGGAGCTGAACGAGCAGACGCTCCGGCCCGTGCAGCACCGCGTCCTGCGCCGGGTCCAGCAGCGGCTGGCCGAGGTCGACGAGGGCTGA
- a CDS encoding DUF4287 domain-containing protein, with the protein MSGFQTYLDNAEAQTGITPRAFLDLAQERGLATAKAGEIIAWLKSDHGLGHGHAANLAQLITKGPDAVADRYNGGEPLRLDGRSA; encoded by the coding sequence ATGAGCGGATTCCAGACCTACCTCGACAACGCCGAGGCGCAGACCGGCATCACCCCGCGCGCGTTCCTCGACCTCGCGCAGGAGCGGGGGCTCGCCACCGCGAAGGCCGGGGAGATCATCGCCTGGCTGAAGTCCGACCACGGGCTCGGGCACGGCCACGCGGCGAACCTCGCACAGCTGATCACCAAGGGCCCGGACGCCGTCGCCGACCGCTACAACGGCGGTGAGCCGCTCCGGCTGGACGGGCGCAGCGCGTAG
- a CDS encoding TIGR03564 family F420-dependent LLM class oxidoreductase, with the protein MRTSLFTYFHDSPGPSPVDDYVRDLRAARDEGFGQAWTVQLPWDPDALVTLGIALREIDGMTLGTGVQPIQLRQPMALAQSALTLNLVGGGRFRLGIGLTHALICDGMWGVPWDRPLRRITEYLDGLLPLLAGDRADVTGELYTTRGTVALAGATAPPVYLAALGPQMLRVAGRRTAGTITFLTGPRTLAGHVVPTVRAAAAEVGREAEVVAALPVCVTDDAAKARELAAETYALYGDLPSYRAMLDREGVEGPADVAIVGDEDEVGSRLDELGDAGVAELAAHVFGPGDEERARTRALLLSRAA; encoded by the coding sequence ATGCGCACGAGCCTGTTCACCTACTTCCACGACAGCCCCGGACCGTCGCCGGTCGACGACTACGTCCGCGACCTCCGTGCGGCCCGCGACGAGGGGTTCGGCCAGGCCTGGACCGTCCAGCTCCCCTGGGATCCGGACGCCCTGGTCACCCTGGGGATCGCGCTGCGGGAGATCGACGGGATGACGCTCGGCACCGGGGTGCAGCCGATCCAGCTGCGGCAGCCGATGGCACTCGCCCAGTCGGCGCTCACGCTGAACCTCGTCGGCGGCGGCCGCTTCCGCCTCGGCATCGGGCTGACCCACGCCCTGATCTGCGACGGCATGTGGGGCGTGCCGTGGGACCGGCCCCTCCGGCGCATCACCGAGTACCTCGACGGCCTCCTGCCCCTGCTGGCCGGTGACCGGGCGGACGTGACCGGGGAGCTGTACACGACCCGCGGCACGGTCGCCCTCGCCGGCGCCACCGCCCCGCCGGTGTACCTGGCCGCGCTGGGACCGCAGATGCTCCGCGTCGCCGGCCGGCGTACGGCGGGCACGATCACCTTCCTGACCGGTCCACGGACGCTGGCCGGCCACGTGGTGCCCACGGTGCGGGCCGCTGCGGCCGAGGTGGGCCGCGAGGCCGAGGTCGTCGCGGCGCTGCCGGTCTGCGTCACCGACGACGCCGCCAAGGCCCGGGAGCTGGCCGCCGAGACCTACGCCCTGTACGGCGACCTGCCGTCCTACCGGGCGATGCTCGACCGGGAGGGCGTCGAGGGCCCGGCGGACGTGGCGATCGTCGGTGACGAGGACGAGGTCGGCAGCCGCCTGGACGAGCTCGGCGACGCCGGGGTCGCCGAGCTCGCCGCGCACGTCTTCGGCCCGGGTGACGAGGAACGCGCCCGCACCCGCGCGCTGCTGCTGAGCAGGGCCGCATAG
- a CDS encoding phosphotransferase family protein: MPLTAAQSALLAAWLPGAELVHDHSWGLAGTTVLQLRHAGREHIVKAGDDADTHIVRELRAHRRWLGPLRGHVPALLHADDDARLLVTRYLPGRLVEGDPSEHDPGTYRQAGRLLALLHDQPSVVDPGYEARMRDRSLAHLSRPHRIAPSTADRLRSEIASWPDGPATLVPTHGDWQPRNWLVHDGVVAVIDLGRADLRPAATDLVRLAAQQFRGHPERERAFLDGYGADPREPAAWRREQVREAVATAVWAYGIGDEPFERQGHRMVAEALDGTG, translated from the coding sequence ATGCCGCTCACCGCGGCCCAGTCCGCCCTCCTCGCGGCCTGGCTCCCCGGCGCCGAGCTCGTGCACGACCACAGCTGGGGCCTCGCCGGGACGACGGTCCTGCAGCTGCGCCACGCCGGGCGCGAGCACATCGTGAAGGCCGGCGACGACGCCGACACCCACATCGTCCGCGAGCTGCGCGCCCACCGCAGGTGGCTGGGCCCGCTGCGCGGCCACGTCCCGGCTCTCCTGCACGCCGACGACGACGCCCGGCTGCTCGTCACCCGGTACCTGCCCGGCAGGCTCGTCGAGGGCGACCCGTCCGAACACGACCCCGGTACCTACCGCCAGGCCGGACGGCTCCTGGCGCTGCTGCACGACCAGCCGTCCGTCGTCGACCCCGGGTACGAGGCGCGGATGCGGGACCGCTCGCTCGCACACCTCTCCCGCCCGCACCGGATCGCGCCGTCGACCGCGGACCGGCTGCGGTCCGAGATCGCGTCCTGGCCGGACGGCCCGGCGACCCTCGTCCCGACCCACGGCGACTGGCAGCCACGGAACTGGCTGGTGCACGACGGCGTCGTCGCCGTGATCGACCTCGGGCGGGCGGACCTGCGCCCCGCGGCCACCGACCTGGTCCGGCTGGCCGCGCAGCAGTTCCGCGGGCACCCGGAGCGGGAACGCGCCTTCCTCGACGGCTACGGCGCCGACCCGCGGGAACCGGCCGCCTGGCGGCGGGAGCAGGTGCGCGAGGCGGTCGCCACGGCCGTCTGGGCGTACGGGATCGGGGACGAGCCGTTCGAGCGCCAGGGCCACCGCATGGTGGCCGAGGCGCTCGACGGCACCGGCTGA